TCTTGCAGTCCAATGTCATATTTACTTGTAGCACACTGCCGAAGCCATAATGTCATATCCGTGCTTGATGTGCTAACATGAACTTGTCCGAGGCAAATGATCTGAATGCTGAAGTCTTATCAAAATCACCGTATGTCATGCCGTAGCAATCGAAGGAGTTTCTGTTTGTATTGTCTTGTTTCTTTTTTGTGAATGATCAATTTGCTTCGCATAAGCTCTCAATTTCtggtaaaaaaaacaaaaaaagaaatctcTTATTGCTGCCATGAAGGCAAGTAACATTACTTGTAAGCAAGCCCGACTGTCATTGGGCAAGATGGAAAGCCAGAACCTTTAGTGTAGCATGGTAAAGTTGTATAAACCTGTGCTCAATTTATCTATCAGCAAGGTAAATTGTCAATTTAGGGAGTCCATTCCCAGAGGACATATTCTAGTAATGTTTTGGTTGCTGGATAAAATGATGCAGCTTTTGGCTTGTATTACATGTTTGGATTATTTCTTTTAGTAACATCCAAGCATTATTCACCATATTGATTCGATTTTTTTAGCTGCTTCTCCAGCAGCCTTTCTTCGAAATGGCCGAGGAGGCAATTCAAGGCCGCAAATGTTCTCAAGAAAACACATCGCCATATCATCACTGACAACAAACAAATATCCATCAATCATAGCAAAACTGAGAGACATGTTAGGGAGTATCCATTCTCGTGTTGTTTTGCAGAAAAAGACTATGTCCATTACACCCACTTCTGATGATAAAAGCTTTGCAGGAAAAGAATCACATTGATTGTAGAAAGAATCAAATGACATCTCCAGGAAAAGTTAATAAAAAATTTCCTGGGGAAAAAGTGTCTGTGATTGTTGGTAGAACAGTCAAAGTGCTGAACTGGGCGCTCCCAAACACTATTTATTGCCGTATAAAAGGGATCTTGAATGATGTCTTGCCGTTGCTGCTAAAGACATTTAATGGGGACAAAACTCACAGCAGATTTGGATTCTCCCGTGTGTGTCTCGGCCACAAAGATGAACACTTCCTTTCTGCAACATGTTATGATGCAACTTGCTGATTCCCAACTATGGTGGCAATCAAATCTCTTCGCTTACAGCACAAAGCCTTTCTGAAACACCAACAGACGCATAATTAGAAAAACTTCATGGCACATGAGTGGGGACAATTCATGTTTGCTATATTTGCATCATATCATGTTCTTAAATCCAGCAGTCAGCTGCCATCACTTGTTGCTAGGGGGAGACTCGGAGGACCTGCAGATAGCAGGGATTAAGATGGCAGAAACTGGCTTCGTCAGGGCCTTGATTGAACCAAATCTTCTTAAGCTTTGTCCTCGTGACTTCCTAATGAACCTAGGATATGTAATAGTGCTCACtaatagcaacaacaacaacaacaaaactatAAAGTCCCAATTAGTTGGAATCagttacatgaatcttttgccgTAATGAGATCTGTAAATAATCACATCTTTAGTTAAGTTATGGGTATTTAAATCCTAATTtcagtttctattaaagtcttttcaAGTCTCTTTACTTTTCGTACCATCAATAGTATCGTCTTCTAACTTCTGATTATGTAATGATGTTCACTAAtatataacaaaaaaatttattaaaaaaaaacaaaattgaacATCCTCTTTGATCAGTCTGACAGCACCAAAATATTTGTTGTCATCAAAATGCCAGCATTTTAGGCTGTAATTTTGCTAATTAAAGAGTATCTTCCCTACGGCTGGAAGGTTTGATCTAATTTAAAGAGTATGCATACTCCAAAATAAAATAGCAGGAAAATAAGAGAAAACATAAAACATAAAAAGGTGCAAAGTAACTAATTGTTTGTAAATAAAGAAGAATATTCTTACTCAGATATTCATATGCTACGATCATCGTGGTTCCCCATGCTGACATGCTGAAAAACCTTGGTCCTAGTCCTCTATAAAAGCCTTTCCATCCATCTTCAGCAATCAATCTTTTTACTACTTGTCTTACATTTTGTTTCTGCATATTGTCCATAACCTACAAGATACCAATTCACCAGAATAAATTGAaaattaaactatatatatatatatatatatatatatatatatatcagatgtCAAGAAAAATCAATGTAACTACCTTATCCAAACAGTCAATGGAACGGATAAAATGAAAAGGATGACAGGTAACAAAGAGTCGTACTCTTCAATGTGCTCAAGTTATCAAAACATAACAAAAGCCCAAGACAGATTTCAAATTTGCATGATGTTAAAGTTTCACATAATGCCATGTCCCAAGTGGTGATGGTGTCACCTTGTGGCACCAAAATCTGCTGCTGATTTTTCTATACATAAAAACTGATGCCACAGTGAGACTGAATTATTAATGTATTATGTATCAAAGTGTAATTAATTGTGATCTAAAGTACCAAGAACTGTACTTCTCCATTATAGTGTTTCTAATATGGCATTCTTCAGTCCCTTGGTTTGAGATAATCTTTTCAAAATTGCAAATGTGTCATTAGCATATGTGCATGATCGTTGTATTCATTACAACATATACCAAATTGCTAAAAATTGAAAGTACAAGCAGCAGACTATATGAGACTGTAGAAACGAAGCTTTGGGTTGAAATTAGAATTTAGAACCAAGAAAAACTTAGTACAGCCGGAAATTAGTACCTGCAATCGTGTCTTTATTGTGTCTAGAGGAGTTGTGACACAAGATGCCACAGCACCTGCAATGATACCACCAGTTGCTTGAACACAAACTATCTTTGACTGGCTAGGAACATTTTCCTTGTCATTGCCATGACCTAGGAGCCTGCCATAATGTAGACCAGCAAATATATGTAGATAATTCTTGCTAATATGAGGCACATAAATATGAAACATAAACAAACACACAAAGATAAGCTTGTGAATGTTTGCAAGTGCACAAGCACACATAGAAAAAGGAAACATGGAGAGTGAGCAAGTGCGCCTCTTGCATACATTTATATTCAGGTCAGTGGACGCACATCCACTGAGAAGGTAGAACTTTCAACGGATTGGATTTTTCCAAAGACAGTTTGAACTGGATAAGAATTAGCTCTGATCCAACAATATGACTGGCAATTCGAGCTAGGTTATAATTCAACATAAATCTGTTTAATACAGATGATACTAAAGTATTATAATGTATAACACCTTTTTTATCTTGTTATGTCTAGATATTAGGTAGTATATACAGCACTAGTTATTGTACTGATCTATTCAATATGAAAAATTCATACCAGTCAGGGCAAATCCAATGGTGCACATTAAGGCTAGACCATTTACAGCTAAGGGGAGGAGAAACCCCCATTGCCCTTCCCCAATACCATCAGTAATGGACTTGAGGTTGATCCAATCCGTATCCAATCCATTTATACCCAAGAGAAATACAtatagagagagaggaggggcggAGGGAAGGAGGAAGGGTCTAATTTGGGAGGAGCTGAATAGATATCCCCAAATTTAGCACTAGAAATAGCCTGTAGCTCATTTCGCAAAAGAGATTAAGAAATGGATAGATCATATTTTAGACCCAAGTATCTCACTAAACATATTTCAGGACACTACAATTTGTCATCTACCTAACAGCCCACTTTATGACAAGTTCTTGACTAAAAGCATAAGAATGAGTTGTGATGTGTTGTAGTGCTACAGGATGTATGCTTGGATTTGTTCATAACAAGTGAGGTAGACATGAATGTTCCTTTTGCACAGAAAGATGTACATGTTTATCACATTTCTGTGTTGGAGAGAGGTGGTGCACGACTGATGGATATATTTTAAAAAGAGAGGCCTAAAGAGGAATTCAAAACTTGTGCTTAAATAACGATGATATAAGGTAATCCTTGGCTTATCCTCATTCATAGAGGGGAACACCAATAAACTCAGAATGTGTCAATAAGCACTACTTTCTTAGCCTATTCTTCTTCATAAGGGTGTCATAAACAGGGATGAAGATAATATTCAAGATGTGAAGAAGAACTCAAACTTTGATGAACCACAAGTACAGTGATCTAGTCTGTCATGCAGCAAGTCATGTGAATCTTTAAAAGTCAACAGTCCAAGATTTGAACCAAGAACCCATACATATAGATAACATTCATTTAAAGTTTATTATGGAAAACAAATTATGAGAAGAAAGGCCAATTACATATCAGCATCAAGCCTTACAAGTTCAGTCGATGTATATTTGCAACTAAGCCACAGGAGTTATGGGTAACACAACAGCTAGTGATCAAATAGAGAATATTTTCTCTCATGCCAAAAATCAAACAGATAACCTATCAAAAATAAAGTgccaaaaccaaaaaaaaaactttaaaaggCAAAAAACAGGCATGAATGGTATTGTTGATCAAGATACAAGATTCCCTTTTCTGGTGTTCATGAGCACTGCACATGATCTGCATTAAAGAATCAGCATGCTTATCTCATATACATGAAGCACTAAACTCCAAGTACATTTTCATTTGCAGCTTATAGAAAATATCTAAACATGAACAGCAAGACAATAAGATGTGAATAATCTATAAAGTAAACAGATTACATCATCATCCACATGCAAGCTTTTCAACATAAAATAACAAGAAAGGCCAGTATTTTACTTCCAGATGACACGTTGGCTGGAACCATAACTTGCCCACCATACAGCACTAGAAGGAGAATATGTCATGACAGACAGACCAAATCCTCTGTACAGTCCACGGATCCCATCAGACTTGATAATTTTACGAGCCACATCAAATCCACCATTATACTTCGCGAAACCAGAGTATCCTTGAACCATCAACTTTTGGCTAACCTAGCagaaaacaaaagaacaaaacatgatctTACAAAACAAATCAAATCAGCAACCTCAAACATAGTAGGCAGACTTAAGTCAAATACTGAGAGATAGTCAAGAGTATAGTTTGAAAAACCTGGCCCTAGATAAACAAAATCCAGAGGCAGTAGTTCATAGTCAGGGAAAATTATATTGCATACTTTTCACGCCATGGTCCCTAAAACATATAGCATCTGATATGACCTGGCAAAGGTTGACGTTAATAGATATCGTCTATAGAACTGAACTAAGTAATGCAACTTTACATACGAGTATTTTCTGACTTTGGTCTATGGCTCAGAAATAGCATTTTAGAAAGACATACccaattattcaaaaataaagatgATGAACTATCATATGTATTTAACTTCTACAGCTAGAATAATAGGAAAAATAGCATTTCTTTGACAAATTTTCCATTGCTATGTAGTAACCAAAGGCAAGCTCCTATCCTAAAGGCTACAACCACATGAAGTAAAAAAAATCAGCAAATGATAGTAAAAAAAATCCTGCAGGCTTAGAGCTATTCAAGTTAagagaatagattcttctataacttatAAGATGAAAGTATACTAGCAATTTACcagataaaagaaaattaaagtaaATATAATGCATGATGCATTGGTATGTTTTCTCACACAGGATAAACCAACACAGAATATTGGACATTGGAacaataaacagaatagagacaAGTT
The DNA window shown above is from Musa acuminata AAA Group cultivar baxijiao chromosome BXJ2-4, Cavendish_Baxijiao_AAA, whole genome shotgun sequence and carries:
- the LOC103982138 gene encoding uncharacterized protein LOC103982138 yields the protein MASREIARPNVPSFDQTEINWDKLDKTKLFVVGAGIFSGVTVALYPLSVIKTRMQVASSDVVQKNAFSAFRNMLKVDGIPGLYRGFGTVITGAVPARIIFLTSLEMTKMASLNLVEPFKLSEPVQAALANGIAGMSASLCSQAVFVPIDVVSQKLMVQGYSGFAKYNGGFDVARKIIKSDGIRGLYRGFGLSVMTYSPSSAVWWASYGSSQRVIWKLLGHGNDKENVPSQSKIVCVQATGGIIAGAVASCVTTPLDTIKTRLQVMDNMQKQNVRQVVKRLIAEDGWKGFYRGLGPRFFSMSAWGTTMIVAYEYLKRLCAVSEEI